The following are encoded together in the Corythoichthys intestinalis isolate RoL2023-P3 unplaced genomic scaffold, ASM3026506v1 HiC_scaffold_23, whole genome shotgun sequence genome:
- the LOC130911099 gene encoding N-acetyllactosaminide beta-1,3-N-acetylglucosaminyltransferase 2-like produces MRLTQRFLTLLLMSTVFFLFLYSGLLKEAVSKAEDLPKRTSMRQRELQTSVPNVAPTSLTANVSSTFRASIPENGAYWNRLLHSALKSAERGKDLWSRDPPWPHCWETSQEVMELNVHNLGSYPLLLQNFLRGMKCRSPPFLVDQPDKCRGKDTFLLFAIKSAPANFEQRQAVRDTWGREHLYGAGQHVRTVFLLGTASLDDPDLSALVRFEAEHYGDVVQADFHESLFNLTLKMNVFLHWTLKHCPRVSFVFSGDDDVLVNTPALLSYLSSLDSTKASRLFTGQVIKTARPLRDPKSKYFIPESFYEGHYPTYVGGGGFVISGALLLPLYSTCRVIPFFPIDDVYVAMCFSALGVSPEAHPGFKTFDIPEVDRENLCAYKKLTLVHRRSPKQVKRIWRGIHSPLLTC; encoded by the exons ATGAGACTCACTCAGAGGTTCTTAACTTTGCTTCTCATGTCCACGGTTTTCTTCCTGTTTCTCTATTCTGGACTACTCAAGGAGGCAGTCTCCAAAGCGGAGGACCTCCCCAAGCGCACTAGTATGCGCCAAAGGGAACTCCAAACCTCGGTCCCAAATGTAGCCCCGACCTCGCTGACCGCCAACGTGTCTTCGACGTTCAGGGCTTCCATCCCGGAAAATGGAGCATATTGGAACCGGCTTTTGCACTCGGCTCTCAAAAGCGCAGAGCGGGGCAAGGACCTGTGGAGCCGGGACCCGCCTTGGCCTCACTGCTGGGAGACCAGTCAGGAGGTGATGGAGCTCAACGTGCACAATTTGGGCTCCTACCCGCTCCTGCTGCAGAACTTCCTGCGAGGGATGAAGTGCCGATCGCCTCCGTTCCTTGTGGATCAACCCGACAAGTGCAGAGGAAAGGACACCTTCCTGCTTTTCGCCATCAAGTCTGCGCCAGCCAACTTCGAGCAGCGCCAG GCTGTTCGCGACACTTGGGGACGAGAGCACCTCTACGGTGCCGGACAGCACGTGAGGACTGTGTTCCTGCTTGGCACCGCCTCGTTGGACGACCCAGACCTCAGCGCACTCGTCAG GTTCGAAGCCGAACACTACGGCGACGTTGTGCAAGCAGACTTCCACGAGTCGCTCTTCAACCTGACCCTCAAGATGAACGTCTTCCTCCACTGGACGCTGAAACACTGTCCCAGAGTCTCCTTCGTTTTCAGTGGGGACGATGACGTCTTGGTCAACACTCCAGCTCTGCTGAGCTACCTCAGCTCTCTCGACTCCACCAAGGCTTCTCGCTTGTTCACCGGGCAAGTGATAAAAACAGCAAGACCCCTCCGGGACCCTAAGAGTAAGTACTTCATCCCCGAGAGCTTCTACGAAGGACACTATCCAACCTACGTGGGTGGCGGAGGCTTCGTTATCTCTGGGGCGTTGCTGCTACCGCTTTATTCCACCTGCCGAGTCATTCCTTTCTTCCCCATCGACGACGTCTACGTAGCCATGTGCTTCAGCGCGTTGGGCGTCTCGCCCGAGGCACACCCCGGCTTCAAGACATTTGACATCCCAGAGGTAGACCGCGAGAACTTGTGCGCCTACAAGAAATTGACTCTAGTCCACCGTCGTTCCCCCAAGCAGGTGAAGAGGATCTGGAGGGGCATTCACAGTCCACTGCTTACTTGTTGA